The Mycolicibacterium boenickei genome has a segment encoding these proteins:
- a CDS encoding ferredoxin — MRVTVDQDKCVSSGQCVLNASELFDQRDEDGVVVLLEPEPGPDQIDNARRAAAACPALAIEIQD, encoded by the coding sequence ATGAGAGTCACCGTCGACCAGGACAAGTGCGTCTCCTCGGGTCAGTGCGTGCTCAACGCCAGCGAGCTGTTCGACCAGCGTGACGAGGACGGGGTCGTCGTCCTGCTCGAACCCGAACCCGGTCCGGACCAGATCGACAACGCCCGCCGCGCTGCGGCGGCCTGCCCAGCCCTAGCCATCGAGATCCAAGACTGA
- a CDS encoding cytochrome P450, translating into MERAAACPFAPPPPMLGNPKGLFRVKIWNGSTPWLITGHEEARTLFADSRISVDDRIEGFPHWNEHMLSTVDKRPRSVFTSDAEEHTRFRRMLSKPFTFRRVEGLRTAIQKITDECIDEILAGPQPADLVAKLALPVPTLVISEMLGVPYEDHEFFQEHANAGLARYAAADAMQKGAMSLHQYLINLVEEKQANPSEDAVSDLAERVTAGEISVKEAAQLGTGLLIAGHETTANMIGIGILALLENPEQADFLRAADDPKVIANAVEELMRYLSIIQTGQRRVALEDIEISGETIRAGDGVIIDLSPANWDAKAYPEPDKLDLSRDASQQLGFGYGRHQCVGQQLARAELQIVFHTLLRRIPTLRLAIPLDEVPFKHDRLAYGVYELPVTW; encoded by the coding sequence ATGGAGCGCGCGGCGGCCTGCCCGTTCGCCCCGCCGCCGCCGATGCTGGGCAACCCCAAAGGCCTGTTCCGCGTGAAGATCTGGAACGGCAGCACCCCGTGGTTGATCACCGGCCACGAGGAGGCCCGAACTCTCTTCGCGGACTCGCGGATCAGTGTGGACGACCGGATCGAGGGTTTTCCGCACTGGAACGAGCACATGCTCTCCACCGTCGACAAGCGGCCGCGGTCGGTGTTCACCTCCGACGCCGAGGAGCACACCCGGTTCCGCCGGATGCTGTCCAAGCCGTTCACCTTCCGTCGCGTCGAGGGGTTACGCACGGCCATCCAGAAGATCACCGATGAGTGCATCGACGAGATCCTGGCCGGCCCACAGCCCGCCGACCTGGTCGCCAAGCTGGCTTTGCCGGTTCCCACCTTGGTTATCAGCGAGATGCTCGGAGTCCCTTACGAAGACCACGAGTTCTTCCAGGAGCACGCCAACGCCGGGCTGGCCCGCTACGCCGCGGCGGACGCCATGCAAAAGGGCGCGATGAGCCTGCATCAGTACCTGATCAACCTGGTCGAGGAGAAGCAGGCCAACCCGTCCGAGGACGCGGTGTCCGATCTGGCCGAGCGCGTGACCGCCGGCGAGATCAGCGTCAAGGAAGCCGCGCAGCTGGGCACCGGTCTGCTGATCGCCGGGCACGAGACCACCGCCAACATGATCGGCATCGGCATCCTGGCGCTCCTGGAGAACCCCGAGCAGGCCGACTTCCTGCGTGCCGCGGACGATCCGAAGGTGATCGCCAACGCGGTCGAGGAACTGATGCGCTATCTGTCCATCATCCAGACCGGCCAGCGCCGGGTGGCTTTGGAGGACATCGAGATCAGCGGCGAGACCATCCGCGCCGGTGACGGTGTCATCATCGATCTGTCTCCGGCCAACTGGGATGCGAAGGCCTACCCGGAGCCCGACAAGCTCGACCTCAGCCGCGATGCCAGCCAGCAGCTCGGTTTCGGCTACGGCCGCCACCAGTGCGTCGGTCAGCAGCTCGCACGCGCCGAACTGCAGATCGTCTTCCACACCCTGCTGCGCCGGATCCCGACTCTGCGCCTGGCCATTCCGCTCGACGAGGTGCCGTTCAAGCACGACCGGCTCGCCTACGGCGTCTACGAGCTTCCCGTCACCTGGTAG
- a CDS encoding amidohydrolase family protein gives MTASTTLYPPEGFGAPKNRKGHASADGPTGLPQGTEIFSADNHISVADDIFYERFPEELKGAAPRIWYEDGAYMVGMKGKAWTGGDFGRVLMQYDDLAGAASNNIAARIRELKEDGIDKELAFPNAVLALFHYPDKALRERVFRIYNEHIAALQEQSGGHFYGVGLINWWDPKGARSTLEELKALGLKTFLLPLNPGKDDEGNIYDYGSTAMDAVWDEIEASGIPVSHHIGETPPKTPCENNSVVVGMMVNVDSFREQFAKYVFSGILDRHPKLKVGWFEGGIAWVPTALQDAEHMLASYRHMFNHELQHDVRYYWDKHMAASFMVDPLGLRLIDQIGVDNVMWSSDYPHNESTFGYSEKSLATVVEAVGPENATKIVSTNIQKFLGLL, from the coding sequence ATGACTGCATCCACGACCCTCTATCCGCCTGAAGGCTTTGGTGCGCCGAAGAACCGCAAGGGGCACGCGTCAGCGGACGGCCCAACCGGACTGCCTCAGGGCACCGAGATCTTCTCGGCCGACAACCACATCTCGGTGGCCGACGACATCTTCTACGAGCGCTTCCCCGAGGAGCTCAAGGGCGCCGCGCCGCGCATCTGGTACGAGGACGGCGCCTACATGGTCGGCATGAAGGGCAAGGCCTGGACCGGAGGCGATTTCGGCCGCGTGCTGATGCAGTACGACGACCTGGCCGGTGCCGCGTCGAACAACATCGCGGCCCGCATCCGGGAGCTCAAAGAGGACGGCATCGACAAGGAGCTGGCGTTCCCGAACGCGGTGCTGGCCCTGTTCCACTACCCGGACAAGGCGCTGCGCGAGCGGGTGTTCCGGATCTACAACGAGCACATCGCCGCGCTGCAGGAGCAATCAGGCGGGCACTTCTACGGTGTCGGGCTGATCAACTGGTGGGACCCCAAGGGGGCGCGCAGCACCCTTGAGGAGCTGAAGGCGCTGGGCCTCAAGACATTCCTGCTCCCGTTGAACCCGGGTAAGGACGACGAGGGCAACATCTACGACTACGGAAGCACCGCGATGGACGCGGTCTGGGACGAGATCGAGGCATCCGGCATCCCGGTCAGTCACCACATCGGCGAGACACCGCCGAAGACGCCCTGCGAGAACAACAGTGTCGTGGTCGGCATGATGGTCAACGTCGACTCGTTCCGCGAGCAGTTCGCGAAGTATGTCTTCTCGGGAATCCTCGACCGGCACCCCAAGCTGAAGGTCGGTTGGTTCGAGGGCGGAATCGCCTGGGTGCCCACCGCGTTGCAGGACGCCGAGCACATGCTGGCCTCGTACCGGCACATGTTCAACCACGAGCTGCAACACGACGTTCGGTACTACTGGGACAAGCACATGGCCGCGTCGTTCATGGTGGACCCGCTGGGGTTGCGGCTGATCGACCAGATCGGTGTCGACAACGTGATGTGGTCCAGCGACTACCCGCACAACGAGAGCACGTTCGGGTACTCGGAGAAGTCACTGGCCACCGTGGTCGAGGCGGTCGGTCCGGAGAACGCGACCAAGATCGTGTCCACCAACATCCAGAAGTTCCTGGGGCTGCTATGA
- a CDS encoding SDR family NAD(P)-dependent oxidoreductase → MNELAGKVTVVTGGASGLGEGLVRRFAAEGAKVMIGDVDEDRGKALAAELGENTRFLLTDVSDVEQVGRLVSAAVDTFGGLDVMVNNAGISGRMHRRFMDDDLADFDSVMRVNVRAVMAGTRDAARYMSEHGGGSILNLTSIGGIQAGGGVMTYRASKAAVIQFTKSAAIELAHYEIRVNAIAPGNIRTAIVAKSASPEERERIEEFEAGIRAQMRNDRPLKREGTVEDVAEAALYFATDRSRYVTGTVLPIDGGTVAGKVIARKAK, encoded by the coding sequence ATGAACGAGCTGGCCGGAAAAGTCACGGTCGTCACCGGCGGGGCATCGGGTCTCGGTGAGGGACTGGTACGCCGATTCGCCGCCGAGGGGGCGAAGGTGATGATCGGCGACGTCGACGAGGACCGCGGCAAGGCCCTGGCTGCCGAACTCGGCGAGAACACCCGGTTCCTGCTCACCGACGTCAGCGACGTCGAGCAGGTGGGGCGGCTGGTATCGGCCGCGGTCGACACCTTCGGCGGCCTGGACGTCATGGTCAACAACGCCGGGATCTCGGGCCGGATGCACCGGCGGTTCATGGACGACGATCTCGCCGACTTCGATTCCGTCATGCGGGTCAACGTCCGGGCGGTGATGGCCGGGACCCGTGACGCCGCCCGGTACATGTCCGAGCACGGCGGCGGTTCGATCCTCAACCTGACCTCGATCGGTGGGATCCAGGCCGGCGGCGGGGTGATGACGTACCGCGCATCCAAGGCCGCGGTCATCCAGTTCACCAAGTCGGCGGCGATCGAGTTGGCCCACTACGAGATCCGGGTCAACGCCATCGCCCCTGGCAATATCCGCACCGCGATCGTCGCCAAGTCGGCCTCGCCGGAGGAGCGCGAGCGCATCGAGGAGTTCGAGGCGGGGATCCGGGCCCAGATGCGCAACGACCGTCCGCTCAAGAGGGAGGGCACGGTCGAGGATGTCGCAGAGGCGGCGCTCTACTTCGCGACCGACCGCTCTCGCTATGTGACCGGAACCGTGCTGCCGATCGACGGCGGCACGGTCGCGGGCAAGGTCATCGCCCGGAAAGCCAAATAA
- a CDS encoding NADPH-dependent FMN reductase, with amino-acid sequence MTSTEKALFVVGMGGTLRADSSTERAVRYCLEAVERQGGRTRMFAGPDLELPMYAPHSLERTPAALEFVSALRDADAVVVGSPGYHGAISGLVKNALDYIEDLREDPRVYLDNTPWGCISCAYGWQAAVGTLGQLRSIGHALRAWPTPLGVAINTADKIWAETGELADGTVRGQLEMLATQLLNFGRAGGAPQ; translated from the coding sequence ATGACGTCAACTGAGAAAGCGCTGTTCGTGGTCGGGATGGGCGGCACCCTGCGCGCCGACTCCTCGACCGAGCGGGCTGTGCGCTACTGCCTGGAGGCCGTAGAGCGCCAAGGCGGCCGCACCCGGATGTTCGCCGGGCCGGACCTGGAGTTGCCGATGTATGCGCCGCACTCCTTGGAGCGCACGCCGGCCGCTCTGGAATTCGTATCCGCCCTCCGGGACGCCGACGCCGTGGTGGTGGGCTCGCCCGGTTATCACGGTGCGATCTCGGGTCTGGTCAAGAACGCGTTGGACTACATCGAGGATCTGCGGGAGGACCCGCGCGTCTACTTGGACAACACCCCGTGGGGTTGCATCAGCTGCGCTTACGGTTGGCAGGCCGCCGTGGGCACCCTGGGGCAGCTGCGGTCTATCGGCCACGCGTTGCGGGCCTGGCCCACCCCGCTGGGGGTGGCGATCAACACCGCGGACAAGATCTGGGCCGAGACAGGTGAATTGGCGGACGGGACGGTGCGCGGCCAGCTCGAGATGCTGGCCACCCAGTTGCTCAACTTCGGCCGGGCAGGCGGAGCCCCGCAGTGA
- a CDS encoding alpha/beta fold hydrolase: protein MTAQHTFARKTIDVDGLTTGYLEAGQGDPVVLLHGGEFGAGAELGWERAIGVLAEHYRVLAPDMLGFGESAKVIDFNDGRGMRIRHIARFCAQLGVADAHFVGNSMGAVNLLVDATSDAPRLPARSLTAICGGGEIQRNDHSAALYDYDATLDGMRRIVTALFADPAYPADEAYVQRRYEASIAPGAWETLAAARFRRPGLQPPAMPSAQRAYDRIGVPTMIIEGDHDKLLPPGWAAEIAGQIAGARSAVIPGAGHCPQIEQPAALTAVLLEFLKEVQ, encoded by the coding sequence GTGACGGCGCAGCACACGTTCGCGCGCAAGACCATCGACGTCGACGGCTTGACCACCGGCTATCTCGAGGCGGGACAGGGTGACCCCGTCGTCCTGCTGCATGGCGGCGAGTTCGGCGCCGGGGCCGAATTGGGTTGGGAGCGTGCCATCGGCGTGCTCGCCGAGCACTACCGGGTGCTCGCCCCCGACATGCTGGGTTTCGGTGAGAGCGCCAAGGTCATCGATTTCAACGACGGCCGGGGAATGCGGATCCGTCACATCGCGCGGTTCTGCGCCCAATTGGGCGTTGCCGACGCGCATTTCGTCGGCAACTCGATGGGCGCGGTCAACCTCCTGGTCGATGCCACCTCGGATGCCCCGCGGCTCCCGGCGCGATCGCTCACCGCGATCTGCGGGGGAGGAGAGATCCAACGCAACGACCATTCGGCGGCGTTGTACGACTACGACGCCACGTTGGACGGGATGCGCCGCATCGTCACCGCACTGTTCGCCGATCCGGCCTATCCGGCCGACGAGGCGTATGTGCAACGGCGATACGAGGCGAGCATCGCGCCGGGGGCCTGGGAAACCTTGGCCGCGGCCCGGTTTCGGCGGCCCGGCCTCCAACCGCCGGCGATGCCGTCGGCGCAGCGGGCATATGACCGCATCGGTGTGCCGACCATGATCATCGAGGGGGATCATGACAAGCTGCTGCCGCCTGGCTGGGCCGCCGAGATCGCCGGCCAGATCGCCGGCGCCCGCAGTGCGGTGATCCCCGGTGCCGGGCACTGCCCACAGATCGAACAGCCCGCCGCGCTGACGGCGGTATTGCTGGAATTCCTGAAAGAGGTGCAATGA
- a CDS encoding TetR/AcrR family transcriptional regulator, producing the protein MTAANRTARADRASSTQEAILKAAERLYAEHGVFAVSNRQVSEAAGQGNNAAVGYHFGTKTDLVRAIEHKHRGPIECLREQMVADTGASANLRDWVSCLVQPLTDHLAALGNPTWYARFAAQVMTDPAYHNIVVRDALSSPSLVQVIEGMNNCLPELPAEVRAERNIMARNLLMHSCADRERAMAQGGNVPRASWQGAASGLIDAIAGLWMAPVTQESDVI; encoded by the coding sequence GTGACAGCAGCCAACCGGACCGCCCGTGCCGACCGGGCGAGCAGTACCCAGGAGGCGATCCTCAAGGCGGCCGAGCGGCTCTATGCCGAGCACGGCGTGTTCGCGGTGTCCAACCGTCAGGTCAGTGAGGCGGCCGGGCAGGGTAACAATGCCGCCGTCGGCTACCACTTCGGCACCAAGACCGACCTGGTGCGCGCGATCGAACACAAGCACCGCGGTCCGATCGAGTGTCTGCGCGAGCAGATGGTGGCCGACACCGGAGCCTCGGCCAACCTGCGGGACTGGGTGTCGTGCCTGGTGCAGCCGCTCACCGATCACCTTGCGGCGCTGGGTAACCCGACCTGGTACGCCAGGTTCGCCGCTCAGGTGATGACCGATCCGGCCTATCACAACATCGTGGTCCGCGACGCGTTGAGTTCGCCATCGCTGGTGCAGGTCATCGAGGGGATGAACAACTGCCTGCCCGAACTGCCCGCAGAGGTGCGCGCCGAACGCAACATCATGGCGCGCAACCTGCTGATGCACAGCTGCGCCGACCGGGAGCGCGCGATGGCCCAGGGCGGCAACGTGCCGCGGGCGTCCTGGCAGGGCGCGGCATCGGGATTGATCGACGCGATCGCGGGCCTGTGGATGGCGCCGGTTACTCAAGAAAGCGACGTCATATGA